One Deinococcus psychrotolerans genomic window carries:
- a CDS encoding carbohydrate ABC transporter permease, which yields MLRNPPVAPTRAVPAPPYRSRLLRHESRMAYAFITPAMGLFLIFTLLPAVFALFLSFTNYDILSPIKWVGLANYERLLTDDLFRRGVLNVAYYALLYVPLMIALSLSLGLALNRKRPGMALFRTLFYLPAVTSSIAAATVWTWMFQKDYGVVNQALDVVGIRGPNWLASSDSAMYAIVIVTLWQGLGSNIIIYLAGLSGVPTFLYEAAALDGASPWQQFCYITVPALRTTTFFVVFMSLIGAFQLFDQAYVMTQGGPGYATTTAVYQIYSNGFTQLRMGYASAQAFVLAVAILCVSLISMRLNRDSGLG from the coding sequence ATGTTGCGAAACCCTCCGGTCGCGCCCACGCGTGCGGTCCCCGCTCCACCTTATCGTTCCCGGCTGCTGCGTCACGAATCGCGGATGGCTTACGCCTTTATCACTCCGGCGATGGGTTTGTTCCTGATTTTCACCCTCCTGCCTGCCGTATTCGCCCTTTTCCTCAGTTTTACCAATTACGACATTCTCAGTCCGATCAAGTGGGTGGGACTCGCCAACTACGAGCGGTTACTCACCGACGATCTGTTTCGGCGTGGCGTGCTGAATGTGGCTTACTACGCGCTGTTGTACGTGCCCCTAATGATCGCGCTCTCCCTCTCGCTGGGACTGGCACTCAACCGCAAGCGGCCTGGCATGGCCCTGTTTCGCACACTCTTTTACCTGCCTGCCGTCACGTCCAGCATTGCGGCAGCAACTGTCTGGACGTGGATGTTCCAGAAAGATTATGGGGTCGTGAATCAGGCGCTGGATGTTGTGGGTATTCGGGGTCCCAATTGGCTGGCCAGCAGCGACAGCGCCATGTACGCCATCGTGATCGTGACGCTCTGGCAAGGACTGGGCAGCAACATCATCATCTACCTCGCGGGGCTAAGTGGCGTGCCGACCTTTTTGTACGAAGCGGCGGCGCTCGATGGAGCCAGTCCGTGGCAGCAGTTTTGCTACATCACCGTTCCGGCCCTGCGCACCACCACTTTTTTTGTGGTGTTCATGTCGTTGATCGGCGCGTTCCAACTGTTCGATCAGGCTTATGTGATGACGCAGGGCGGCCCCGGTTATGCCACCACAACGGCGGTGTATCAAATTTACAGCAACGGCTTTACCCAACTCAGAATGGGTTACGCCAGCGCACAGGCGTTTGTGTTGGCTGTGGCCATTTTGTGTGTTTCGTTGATCAGCATGCGCCTGAACCGCGATTCTGGACTGGGCTGA